CATCGCACACACCTACATGGCCGCCGACGCGCTCACGCAGGCGGCCGAGAAGCGCAGCGACGTGGACTTGCGCGTCGAGCCGCAGGGCTCGTCCGGCGGCGACCGGCTGGATCAGGACTTCATCGATTCTGCTGACGCGGTCATCTTCGCCCACGACGTCGCAGTGCGCGACAAGGAACGCTTTGCCGGAAAGCCGGTGGTTGATAGCCCGGTCAAGCGTGGCGTGAACCAGCCGGACGCGATGATCGACGAAGCGATCGCCGCCGCGAGCAACCCGGCCGCACCCCGCGTGAGCGCTGCAGCTTCCGCGGGTGCGGCGGAGCAGACCGCGTCGTCGTCGGAAAGCTGGCCGAAGCGCCTCCAGCAGGCGATCATGACCGGCGTTTCCTACATGGTGCCGTTCGTCGCCGCCGGCGGCCTGCTGCTTGCGCTGGGATTCCTGTTCGGGGGCGCTGACATGGCCAACGGTTGGCAGGCGCTGGTGACCGACTACTCGCTGACGAACCTGCCGGGCAACGAAATCACCGTCGACGGTGAAGCCATCGCCTTCGAACGCAGTGGTTGGCTGCTCTACCTCGGCGCGGTGTTCTTCGCCACCGGCCAAATGGCAATGCAGTTCGTGGTGCCGGCGCTCTCGGGCTACATCGGCTACGGCCTGGCTGGCCGCCCCGGCATCGCACCGGGCTTTGTCGGCGGCGCGATCTCGCTAATGGTCGGCGCCGGCTTCATCGGCGGTCTGATCACGGGTCTGCTTGCCGGCGTGGTGGCGTACTGGATCCAGACGTGGAAGGTGCCACGCTGGCTCGGCTCGCTGATGCCGGTCGTCATTATTCCGCTGTTGACCTCGCTGATCATCGGCGTACTCATGTTCCTGCTGCTCGGCCGCCCGCTCGGCGCGCTCATGGAGGGTCTGACCGGTTGGCTGGAGTCGATGTCCGGCTCGTCGGCAATTCTGCTCGGCGTGATCATCGGTCTAATGATGTGTTTCGACTTGGGCGGTCCTGTAAACAAGGCGGCGTACCTCTTCGGCACCGCAGGCCTGTCCGCAGGCACCCAGGGCGCGTACGAGATCATGGCCGCGGTCATGATTGCCGGTATGGTTCCGCCGATCGCGCTGTCGATTGCGACATTCATCCGCAAGTCGCTGTTTACCCGTGCTGAGCAGGAAAACGGCAAGTCCGCGTGGCTATTGGGCTTGTCCTTCGTCTCCGAAGGTGCGATCCCCTTCGCCGCAGCCGACCCGTTCCGCGTCATCCCGGCAATGATGCTCGGCGGCGCGACCGCGGGCGCCGTATCCATGGCGCTCGGTGTCGGTGCCCAGGCGCCGCATGGCGGTATCTTCGTCATCTTCGCCTACCAACCGTGGTGGGGCATGCTGATCGCGCTCGCGGCCGGCGTTGCGGTGGCGACGATCGCGGTGGTCGCGCTCAAGCAGCTGTGGCCGAACGAGGAAATCCGCAAGGCCGCAAAACAGGCCGAATCCCCTGTGTCCGCGTAGGCGCGGGCGCGTACACTTGATAACAACTCCGCACTTACACCTTGAAAGGACAGTTGCGCAATGGCTTCCAAGACAGTGAAAGTTGGCTCCACGGTCGGTCTGCACGCACGCCCAGCGACAGTGATCGCTGACGCCGCCGGCGAGTACGACGACGAGATCCTGCTCACCCTGGTCGGCGGCGACGAGGACGACGAGACTGACGCCGCGTCCTCCCTGATGATCATGGCGATGGGCGCCGAGTACGGCGACGAGGTCGTTGTCACCTCCGACAACGCGGACGCCGTGGAGGAGATCGCAGCGCTGATCGCCAAGAACCTCGACGACGAGTAAGCGCTTCTCGCGTATCGACGATAAAGCGCCCGGGCAGCAACGACTGCCCGGGCGTTTTCGCGTTGCTTCGCTATTTGCGGAACTGCCCCTCCCCGATCGTGTCGTACGCCCAGCGCATGAGCGGGTAGATCACGATGATTCCAACGGAGCCCAGTGCGATGCCCTCGAGGGTCACCGGCCCGATGTCGAACGAGAGGTTGCCGATGCCGACAATCAGCGCCACCGCCGCTGCGGTGAGGTTCGCCGGGTCGGTGAAGTCCACCTTGTTGTCCTGCCAAATACGCACGCCCAGCATGCCGATCAGGCCGTAGAGCACCAGGCAAGCGCCGCCGAGTACGCCGGCCGGGATGGTGAAGATCACCGCGCCGAACTTCGGGATAAACGCCAACACGATGGCGAACACGGCGGCGACCCAGTACGCGGCGGTGGAGTACACCTTCGTCGCCGCCATCACACCGATGTTCTCGGCGTACCTCGGCGTGGCAGACCGTGACCAGCGCCGACGCTTTGACCAGCATGTTTAGGCACCCGGCACGCCCGGCAGGCCCGGCAAAAACGGCGAGACCGGAGGCGGATGCGGGATTTCTGCGGGATTTGCCGAACCCCATGAAGGGGAAAGACCCCCGCGCGACACGCAGCAATGATACTAAACTTGCATTACCACTAACACCGTGTTACTATAGGGATGTAAGCAAGAGAGCAACACGCAAGGAGAACACAATGAACCTCGCCACCTACCGCGCAGAGCGAAACATCGCCCACCGCATCGAAGCCATCATCACCGCTCAGGCAGGAAACTTCACCTACAGCATCGAAGACAACACCGGCGCCAACCCCTATGAAAGCGCAGGCCTTGAAAAGAACTGGCGCAGCACCTTCCATCGGGCTGCCGGCGCAGCCGAGACCCACCGCATGCTCATCAGCAACAGCCTCGCAGATGGCATCGCCTACGGTGCGTGGGACGAGATCCTGGCCGGCATTTACGAAAAGCCCACCACCCGCGCCGAACTTCGCACTGGGGAATGGGTCGAAGAGCAGGAGCAGGCCTTCCTCAAGGTGCTCAATAACGGCACCCTGCGCGGACTCATCGACAGCAAGGTCAAGGAGGCAGTCGCCAAATACGAAGAGTTGCGTGCCGCTGAG
Above is a genomic segment from Corynebacterium lujinxingii containing:
- a CDS encoding PTS fructose transporter subunit IIABC, producing the protein MNSPLITPELVRLDADWGAAPPDVIAELAGLVAASGRASDAAPIAEAATAREAKAGTGVNGRVAIPHCRSEAVTEPTLAFARLTNPVDFSGPDGDAELVFLIAAPEGGGKEHLKILSKLARALVRGDFVDRLRAATSEQEIVDAVLEVVNAEPKKKKSAAVPAAATGSSSSKAPVRIAAVTSCATGIAHTYMAADALTQAAEKRSDVDLRVEPQGSSGGDRLDQDFIDSADAVIFAHDVAVRDKERFAGKPVVDSPVKRGVNQPDAMIDEAIAAASNPAAPRVSAAASAGAAEQTASSSESWPKRLQQAIMTGVSYMVPFVAAGGLLLALGFLFGGADMANGWQALVTDYSLTNLPGNEITVDGEAIAFERSGWLLYLGAVFFATGQMAMQFVVPALSGYIGYGLAGRPGIAPGFVGGAISLMVGAGFIGGLITGLLAGVVAYWIQTWKVPRWLGSLMPVVIIPLLTSLIIGVLMFLLLGRPLGALMEGLTGWLESMSGSSAILLGVIIGLMMCFDLGGPVNKAAYLFGTAGLSAGTQGAYEIMAAVMIAGMVPPIALSIATFIRKSLFTRAEQENGKSAWLLGLSFVSEGAIPFAAADPFRVIPAMMLGGATAGAVSMALGVGAQAPHGGIFVIFAYQPWWGMLIALAAGVAVATIAVVALKQLWPNEEIRKAAKQAESPVSA
- a CDS encoding HPr family phosphocarrier protein, with protein sequence MASKTVKVGSTVGLHARPATVIADAAGEYDDEILLTLVGGDEDDETDAASSLMIMAMGAEYGDEVVVTSDNADAVEEIAALIAKNLDDE